DNA from Agathobaculum sp. NTUH-O15-33:
TCGTCCGGTCCGTATTCGCCGATGATCTGCGGGCGGGTCCATAACGCGGTCACGCGGCCGCTTGCATCGGTCTCGATGCGCTCGGGCGCTTGCAGGGGCAGGATCTGGCAGCCCTCGCCCATGGCTTCTTCGATCTCCTCGCTGAGCGCGGTCATATCCGCGACGCGGCGGCGGTATACACAGGTGACCGACTGCGCGCCCAGACGAATGGCCGTGCGCGTCGCGTCCATCGATACGTTGCCGCCGCCGATGATGCACACGCGGCGGCCCTGAAAGTCGGGCGCGGCGCCCTCGCCGATGTCGCGCAGCAGCTGCACGGCGGAGTACACATCCGGGCTGTCCTCGCCCTCGATGCCGAGCTTTTTGTCGTTATGCGCGCCGATGGCGAGATAGACCGCGTCGTACTGCTGCTCGATCTCGGAAAAGGGAATGTCGCGGCCGATCGCGGTGTCCAGATGCACCTTGATGCCGGTAGAAAGGATAAAGGAGATATCCGCGTTCAGCTTGTCCGGCGGCAGGCGGTAATCCGGGATGCCGTAGCGCAGCATGCCGCCGAGCTGGGGCCGCTGGTCGTATACCTCCACCGTGTGGCCCATCAGCGATAGAAAGTAAGCGGCGGACAGCCCGCCCGGACCGCCGCCGATCACGCCGATGCGCTTGCCGGTGGGCGGGGCGCACGGGGGCGGGGCGGCGTTTGGAGAAGCGTGGTCGCACGCATAGCGCTTGATGCCGCAGATGTTCACCGCGTCGTCCACCATGCGGCGGCGGCAGCGCGCCTCGCAGGGGTGCTCGCACACATAGCCGCATACGGTGGGGAAGGGGTTATCCTTGCGGATCAGACGCACCGCGTCGTCGTTCCGGCCCGCGCGCACCAGCGCGATGTAGCCCGGAATGTCCACCCCGGCGGGGCACAGCGCGACGCAGGGCACGGGCTGGCTCAGGCCGCAAAGGCAGCGGCCCTTCGTGACATGCGATATGTAATCGTCCCGGAAGCCAAGCACGCCGCCGAGCACCATGCGCGCGGCTTCGTAGCCGATCGCGCAGTCCGCCGTGTCCTGAATGACGCGCGCGGTCTTTTCGATCAATTCGATCGTTTCGGTTGTGCCGGTGGAATCAAGAACGCTTTCCAACAGCTTGGTCAGTTGGCCCAAGCCGATGCGGCAGGGCACGCACTTGCCGCAGGTCTGCGCATGGCACAGGCGCAGAAAGGAAAGCGCCATATCGACCGGGCACAGGCCCGGCGGGCTGGCGCTGATGCGGCGTTCCACATCGCGGTAAAGCCCCTCGATCACCGCCTGCGAGCGGCTGGGCGTTTCGATGGATAATCTGCTCAACGGGTCCCCTCCTTCAAATACACAGCAATTATTCTATAGGTTAAAAAAGGTAGTCTTTATATATATACTACCGATGCGCTGGAAAGTCAACCCATAGACGCGCTTTGGTATCAAAAAGTGACGGATTGAGCCTGATTTGCGTTTTTCAGCTGACCCATCCCATGAAATATGGGTCGGGTGAGCGCGCCGATGACCAGCATGATCAGCGCCGCCAGATAAAACGGCAGATAGGTGCGGTTCCGGTCGGCAAGGATGCCGCCAATCGGGAATAAGATCAGCATGTTTCCTTATCAATAAAAATAAAGCCAAAAAGGGCCGCTCTATGGGAAGAGCGGCCCGCAGACTGTAGACAAAGGTCTCTCGCCGCAGCGCGCATAGAAAGGAAAATGGAGCGAAGCGACGTAAAATCCGTTTCTTCGGGGGCGTGTACCTCGAAAAAACACCTCGACCCGCGCCACCGGGCGCGTAACCCGGGGGTATCGAGACCGGTTTCTCCGGAACTGGTCGAGTATCTAGGGGCACTGGGTGCCCCACTAGACGCGGAAAAGAAGCGGCCTTAACAGTTGATGCCGGCCTTCTTGGCCTGACTGCAAAGCTGTCTCACGGGAATCGTGTATTCCTTTCCATCCCTTATAAAATGCGTGCCGCATTGCCGGAATTCAAAATGCGTATGGGTGTTTACGCATTGCTGCCGCACCGCGAGCACCCAGTCGTAATGCAGCGCGCGGGCGTCTGGATCGGATTCTCCGCCGAGCACCACCAGTTCGACGTCGTCCAGATATTTTTCAATATCGATCTGTTCCAGCAGCGGCTGACAGATGATGTTTTTGTGCTTAATGGGGGCGCTTTGAAAAATGGGCAGCCGGTGATCGGCCGTTTGCTGATTTTCCACCGTACAGCCAACCGTTACGTTATCATAGCCGTCGCCCCAATCACTGGGAACACAGTCCATAAAACGATTGATCCGCTTGGTCAGAAAAAGAAAATGCAGGTCGCCGCGTTCTTTCATCATGTTCCAGCAATCCGCGCGCCAAACGTCCGCGTCCGGCAGCAAAAAATCCGAAGAAAAGCAAAGGTATACGGTTTGCCCCGCTTTGATCTTGTATTCGCCCTTCTTATTCTTTTCCACGGGCGCGGTGAACCGATCGGTCTTGACGATCAGATCGGTATCGACGCCGCGCTTGCAGTCGCCCTTATGGATATAGCAAAACCGGCAGCCCTCGCTGTATTTGTGGCAGCCGCGCCAGGGGTTCCACATTGCCATAGCTTGTTCCTTGACCTTTCCTCATCGGGGGGAGCATATCGGCGCCCCACACGGATGCGTTTCCTAATTAACACCTATTATCTTACCGCGTGGCTTTCATTTCAGCAATATATAAAATAGTGTTAATTTTCGCGTTACAGGCTGTTTGACATTTGGATGGGGGGATATTAGAATAAGAGCAGTATACCGGCGCGTCGAGCGTGGAATAAAAAGACCAAGAAAAAAGCTTGGGTATCGGCGGAAAGGGGCTGCGTATTGAAAAAAGGGAAGATGATACTTTGCGTTGCCCTGTTGAGGATTGCGCGGATAGGATCATGCAAATCGCAACCTGTCCCAATCGGTGGTTCGCATTTGCGAAACTGTGCGGGCAGGCGTTTCTTGCCAATGGCGGGGGCGTTTGAAACATGAGTAGACGAATACTGATCGACGCGGACGGCTGTCCGGTGGTGGATGAAACGATCACCATGGCAAGGCGATACGGCGTCGAGTGCCTGATCCTATGCGACACTTCCCACGTATTTGAAAAGTCCGGGGCGCGGACGCTCACCTTTTCCAAGGGCGCGGACAGCGTGGACTTCGCGCTGGTGGGGCTGGTAAAGCCCGGCGACGTGGTCGTGACGCAGGACTATGGCCTTGCCGCGATGTGTCTGGCGAGGAACGCACGGGTGCTCAGTCAGGACGGCATGGAATATACGGCGGACAATATCGACGGCTTGCTGCTGGCCCGTCACACCGCAAAGAAAATCCGGAGCGGCGGCGGGCGGCTCAAGGGCCCGAAGAAGCGGACCAAGGCGCAGGACGAAGCCTATGCGGCCGCGTTAAACAAGCTGCTGCAAGACGGATCGACCGGATAAAGGAGCATGCAACATGGCAAAGCCAAGAAAAATGCTGGGCGCGGCGGATTCGCCCTACATTGTCAGCCTGATGCGGCTGATCGAAACCCAGAGCAAGGCCACCATTGCAAAGTGGTGCCTTGATTATACCGAGACCAACATCCTGCCCATTTTTGAGAAATACTGTCCGACCGACGGGCGGCCCCGCATGGCGCTCACCGCGTCGCGGGAGTGGTTCGAGGGGCGACGGAAACTGCCTGAGGTAAAGAAGATTATCCTAAACGAGTGCCACGCCGCCGCGCGGGAATTGAAACGAACCCTGCGGCGCAGGCCGCCGCGCGCGCGTGCGGGCAGGCCGCGGCCTGCTTTCATACGCCGACCCACTCGCTGGGGCTGGCCTTTTACGGCGCGGCGGCCCTTGCCTACGACCGCGTGGGAACCGGCGAAAGCGCGGCAGTCTATGAACGCATCGCCGCGGAGGAATGCGCGAAGATGGAGGCGGCCCTTCGCGCCGTGGCCGTAGAAAACGAACCGAATCCGGCGAAGATCAACTGGCGCTGCTGATGAACCCGGCGGGCGGGCGCAGGCCGGCAATGCGGTTGGATGAGAGAGGATTACCTTATGTGTGAAAAAATAAGATGCGCTTGGGCGGGGGACAGCCCCATATACATTGCCTACCACGACAAGGAGTGGGGACGGCCGGTGCACGACGATATCCGGCTGTTTGAAATGCTGGTTTTAGAAGGAATGCAGGCGGGGCTCAACTGGCTCACCGTGCTCAAAAAAAGAGAGAATTTTCGGGAAGCGTTCGACGGATTCGATCCGGCCAAGGTGGCGCTTTACGACGAAACAAAAATACAGGAGCTGCTGGCAAACGAAGGCATCATCAGAAATCGTCTCAAAGTGAACGCTGCGGTGACGAACGCCAAAGCCTTTCTGGAAGTGCAAGAAAAGTACGGAAGCTTTGATCAATACATATGGGCATACGTAAAGCATACGCCGATCAAAAACCATTGGGAGAGGATGGAGGAGATACCGGCCAAAACACCGCTTTCGGACCGAATTAGCAAGGATTTGAAAAAGATGGGGTTTAAATTTGTCGGTTCGACGATCGTTTATGCGTTCATGCAAGCGACGGGCATGGTGAACGACCATGTGACCGATTGCTTTGTTTATCAGGAGTGCAAGGCGTAGCTTTCGTCTTGGCGGGAGCTTGCTATAAGACCGAAACAGGGCACCGAAAGCCGGTGCGTGAGGAGCATATGACGTCGCCGCGGCAGTTCGGCCGCCCTCACCGCTGGACAATTTTTAGGCCCCGCGTTACAATAGGGAAAACGGAAAAGGAGGCGGCGTGCATGCGTGCGATCGTTTATGAAAAGCAAGGAGTACTATCGCTGGAAAGCAGGCCCAAGCCGTGCCTGAAAAACGAAAGGGACGCGATCGTTCGCGTTACGCTCGCTTCGATCTGCACAAGCGATCTGCACGTCAAACACGGCGCTGTGCCGCGCGCCGTGCCCGGCGTTACGGTCGGGCACGAAATGGTGGGCGTGGTGGAACAGGTCGGCACGTCCGTGCGCCGCGTGAAGCCCGGCGACCGCGTGAGCGTGTGTGTGGAGACCTTTTGCGGCGAATGCTTCTACTGCAAGCGCGGCTTTGTCAACAACTGCGCGGACCCGCTCGGCGGCTGGGCGCTCGGCTGCCGGATCGACGGCGGGCAGGCTGATTTTGTCCGCGTGCCGCATGCCGATCAGGGCTTGACCCGCATTCCCGAAACCGTGACGGACGAGCAGGCGCTGTTCGTCGGCGATATTCTGGCGACGGGTTATTGGGCAGCCCAGCTGGCGGAGATCAAGCAGGGCGACACGGTGGCGGTTTTGGGCGCGGGGCCCGCCGGGCTGTGCGCCATGATGTGCGCCGGCTTGTACGGAGCAAGCCATGTGGTCGCGGTCGATCCGCTGGCCGAACGGCTCGCGCTGGCGAAGGCGCAGGGCTGGGCCGATGAAACGGCCGACCCCACGCGGGACGATGTGGACGACCTAATCCGCCGCCTGACAAACGGGCGCGGAGCGGACGCTGTGATCGAGGCCGCCGGCGCGGCGGACACGTTTCAAACCGCTTGGCGTATCGCGCGGCCAAACGCCGTGGTCGTGGTGGCCGCGATGTATGAAACGGCGCAGCGTTTGCCGCTGCCCGAGATGTACGGTAAAAATCTAACGTTCAAAACCGGCGGCGTGGACGCGAACGCCTCCGCCCGTATCCTGCGTCTGATCGAAGAAGGGCGGCTGGATACCACGCGTCTGCTGACGCATATCTATCCGCTTTCCGCGGCGATGGACGCTTACGAGCTGTTTGAAAAGAAACAGGACGGCGTGATCAAGGTCGCGCTGCGCCCCTAAAACGCACGCAAAAGGGCGCGTTGCAAAGTAAAAGAAATTCCGTCTGTCATTCTGAACGAAGTGAAGAATCTCGCGCGAACGCGCGGGATTAACGTGGAAACCGCGCGTTCGCGCGAGATTCTTCGTCGTTTCGCTCCTCAGAATGACAAGAATATGGAACATCCTTTTATTTTGCAACGCGCCCTTTTTGCGTGTTTTGATGTATAGGGATAGGCGTTATTTGCAATACTTGGCCACGTGCGCCTTGGTCACCTCGGCGGACTTGCGTACGTTTTCTTCCTGCGTCATTTCGTAATACGCAGGGCGGAAGATCTCGATCGTGCAGCAGTCGCCTTCAAAGCCGATCCGGCGGAGCGTGTCCGCATAGCGCTGGTGGGGCAGGCAGTCGCCCTCGGCGTCCGGCCACAGGCGCTTTTCATCGTTGTTGTAGGGTGCGCCGCAGGGCATGTCCTCGGTGCCGTTCAGATGCCAAACGAAGATTTTTTTGCCGTCCGCTTTTTCTAGGGTCTCCCAACCGGAACCCATGGCGTAAAAATGGTACTGGTCCAGCGTCACGCCGACAAGCGGGGAATCAACCGCCTCCACAATCGCGTAGGCGTCCTCAAAGCGGTTGATGGTCATGGCGGGTTCGCCGCAGAACTCAAGCGACAGCTTGATGCCGTACGGCTCGCACTTCTTCACCATCTCGCGCAGCACCGTCACCGCGTCCTCGCGGATCTCCTTGCGGGTCGGCTGCAGGCCGCGCTCCTTCATATCCTTGCTCGGCACGACGACGATCATTTTGCAGCCTAGAATGTTGCAGCGGCGGATGATCTCATCCAGCTCGGCCATAACGGCGGCCTTTTCCTCGTCGGTCTGTTTCATGTTGAAAAAGCAAAGCGCGTTGTAGGAAAGCATTTTCAGGTGATGGCTCTGGAACCAAGCGCCCAGTTCATCCAGCGTGACAACGCCCTTTTCCAGATCGCGGTCCAGACACTCGGACTGGATATCGATAAAGTCGAAGCCGTATTTCTCGCACAGTTCTAAATCCATCATGACGGAATGGCCTTTGCAAAAGCGGTCGTTCGCCTCGTTAAAACCGATCTTCATTGAAAAAACTCCTTTATTATATTATATCAATACGGAAAAGCTTTGTTATGGATAATTTATCACAGCCGAGAACACGGCGCAAGGGGGACGCGGCATGATCATTTCGCCGTGCAAAACATCGTGAAACCACCCAAATTGTTTAGAAGCAAGTTGTTGATAATCGCTAATTTTGTGCCGGTTGAAAGGTGAAAAAAACAAGCGCGCTTGGTACAAAACCGTGCAGTGCTGGTGGGGGCCGGATCGGTATGCTATAATAGGAACAAGGCGCTGCAAATAAGCCGCAGCGCGGGAATGGGAGGGAAACCGATGGCGGTGACAATGCAGCAGATCGCGGAGGCGTGCGGCGTTTCGCGCGGCACCGTGGACCGCGCGCTGCGCGGACGGGAGGGCGTGCGGCCCGAGGTGGCGCGGCAAATCCGGCAAACGGCGCGGGAGCTGGGATATCTACCACGCCACGCCAGCCCGTTGAAGAAAGAAAAGCCGGTGCGCATCGGCGTGGTGCTGCACACGGGCGTATCCGTGTTTGTGCGGCAGCTGGCCGGGCTGCTCGCGGCCTATCCCGGCCAGACGCTTTTACCCATCGAAACGATCGTGCGCACGATGGACGGCACCGACGTGCCCCATCAGCTCGCGCTGATCGACGAACTGGCGGAGCGGGAGCGGGTAGACGGGCTGGCGATCATGCCGC
Protein-coding regions in this window:
- a CDS encoding NAD(P)-binding protein, which gives rise to MSRLSIETPSRSQAVIEGLYRDVERRISASPPGLCPVDMALSFLRLCHAQTCGKCVPCRIGLGQLTKLLESVLDSTGTTETIELIEKTARVIQDTADCAIGYEAARMVLGGVLGFRDDYISHVTKGRCLCGLSQPVPCVALCPAGVDIPGYIALVRAGRNDDAVRLIRKDNPFPTVCGYVCEHPCEARCRRRMVDDAVNICGIKRYACDHASPNAAPPPCAPPTGKRIGVIGGGPGGLSAAYFLSLMGHTVEVYDQRPQLGGMLRYGIPDYRLPPDKLNADISFILSTGIKVHLDTAIGRDIPFSEIEQQYDAVYLAIGAHNDKKLGIEGEDSPDVYSAVQLLRDIGEGAAPDFQGRRVCIIGGGNVSMDATRTAIRLGAQSVTCVYRRRVADMTALSEEIEEAMGEGCQILPLQAPERIETDASGRVTALWTRPQIIGEYGPDDRPRPRAAEAPAFRIPCDAVIVAIGQAIDAKPFEQVVSVGRGKIFAGDDAFVPNTPHVFAGGDAVTGPATVIRAVAAGKVAAANIDAHLGYRHIITTDVDIPPAHLTNSPACGRVELKSRPLAECKDNFELVTCGMTDEEARQETSRCLRCDHFGYGIFKGGRTSKW
- a CDS encoding DUF5131 family protein — its product is MAMWNPWRGCHKYSEGCRFCYIHKGDCKRGVDTDLIVKTDRFTAPVEKNKKGEYKIKAGQTVYLCFSSDFLLPDADVWRADCWNMMKERGDLHFLFLTKRINRFMDCVPSDWGDGYDNVTVGCTVENQQTADHRLPIFQSAPIKHKNIICQPLLEQIDIEKYLDDVELVVLGGESDPDARALHYDWVLAVRQQCVNTHTHFEFRQCGTHFIRDGKEYTIPVRQLCSQAKKAGINC
- a CDS encoding YaiI/YqxD family protein, which translates into the protein MSRRILIDADGCPVVDETITMARRYGVECLILCDTSHVFEKSGARTLTFSKGADSVDFALVGLVKPGDVVVTQDYGLAAMCLARNARVLSQDGMEYTADNIDGLLLARHTAKKIRSGGGRLKGPKKRTKAQDEAYAAALNKLLQDGSTG
- a CDS encoding putative immunity protein — encoded protein: MPRRRAGIETNPAAQAAARACGQAAACFHTPTHSLGLAFYGAAALAYDRVGTGESAAVYERIAAEECAKMEAALRAVAVENEPNPAKINWRC
- a CDS encoding DNA-3-methyladenine glycosylase I — encoded protein: MCEKIRCAWAGDSPIYIAYHDKEWGRPVHDDIRLFEMLVLEGMQAGLNWLTVLKKRENFREAFDGFDPAKVALYDETKIQELLANEGIIRNRLKVNAAVTNAKAFLEVQEKYGSFDQYIWAYVKHTPIKNHWERMEEIPAKTPLSDRISKDLKKMGFKFVGSTIVYAFMQATGMVNDHVTDCFVYQECKA
- a CDS encoding alcohol dehydrogenase encodes the protein MRAIVYEKQGVLSLESRPKPCLKNERDAIVRVTLASICTSDLHVKHGAVPRAVPGVTVGHEMVGVVEQVGTSVRRVKPGDRVSVCVETFCGECFYCKRGFVNNCADPLGGWALGCRIDGGQADFVRVPHADQGLTRIPETVTDEQALFVGDILATGYWAAQLAEIKQGDTVAVLGAGPAGLCAMMCAGLYGASHVVAVDPLAERLALAKAQGWADETADPTRDDVDDLIRRLTNGRGADAVIEAAGAADTFQTAWRIARPNAVVVVAAMYETAQRLPLPEMYGKNLTFKTGGVDANASARILRLIEEGRLDTTRLLTHIYPLSAAMDAYELFEKKQDGVIKVALRP
- a CDS encoding sugar phosphate isomerase/epimerase family protein, producing the protein MKIGFNEANDRFCKGHSVMMDLELCEKYGFDFIDIQSECLDRDLEKGVVTLDELGAWFQSHHLKMLSYNALCFFNMKQTDEEKAAVMAELDEIIRRCNILGCKMIVVVPSKDMKERGLQPTRKEIREDAVTVLREMVKKCEPYGIKLSLEFCGEPAMTINRFEDAYAIVEAVDSPLVGVTLDQYHFYAMGSGWETLEKADGKKIFVWHLNGTEDMPCGAPYNNDEKRLWPDAEGDCLPHQRYADTLRRIGFEGDCCTIEIFRPAYYEMTQEENVRKSAEVTKAHVAKYCK